The genome window TCGGCTAGCACACCATATTAAAGAAAAACGTTCAATTTAACTTTTATCATAAGAAATTCTTCTTATAATccttttaaaaatgtaatagtaCATCATAATTTAAATCTACAAATAAAGTCTTCATAGTTCCctctatttaatataatttgttatgttttcttaggaattattttaatactcgtACTTATAAATTCCATAAAAAccaatataatgttattatcaaataggactttagaaaTTTAAATGTATTAGAAATTGACTTGATATTGGTCATGTTCGGCAATTAGCTGTTACTAATTAGCAGGCGGATTGTTATAAGAGGCAGTTGTTAGTTATTGtgataattgatttgaccaattaataatattagctaTTTGTAAAGAAGTATTTGGTAAGATTAGATGTTAACATGTGAATGACTTCtgagaatataaattttatgtataacaataacatattatttattaatgattacatataatatatatatatatatttagtgtttccaatatttgaaaaaaaaaaacttggatGGTTTACACAAGAAATTggaaggaaaaataaaccacGAATAACTACTAGAAATGAATAGCGTTTCAaggataatattattattgtatgttaatttagttGTTGGAATTGGTGCTTCAATTCAAAGGTACATATTCTCTTAGTATCAATTTATCAACACTTTAGTGTATTTAACccatcgttatatcgtggaccagggtccactgTGGACCCTAgttcaaaacgatgtcgtttcgatgttagtggacacGGACGtgaatgacttcagggaattcattgtctagaatacacagaatcattgtctagaatacatagaatgacttgagtgaatacacagaatattgacacaactacacagaaatcatcctcctaacattcgaatacacaaaacacgtcacaacctatgtttaagtacccataacatgaatacacagaatcgtagtctacaatacacataatgccttcaaagaatacacagaatatgaaaacaccaaatacacaaacacatcacccctatatttaagtaccactaacatgaatacacggaatccttgtctagaatacacagaataacttgagggaatacaccgaatattgatacaactacacagaaatcatcctcctaacattcgaataaacaaaacacgtcacaacctatgtttaagtacccctatcatgaatacacagaattgtagtctacaatacacaaaatgttttcaaagaatacacagaatattaacacaaatacacagactggccaaaacgggaaacgtgatttccaaaaaaaacaaatcattaattaaaatgaccaaaacggtgtcattttggtacggggtgcacaatgcattgtgcaccctggtccatgatataaattgccgtaTTTAACTATGCCCATAGGGTAATCAACTTTAAGTTTCATGTCCATTATAGGCTCCACGAACAGCTATATGGCCGAACTGTGGGGCTTCCGGGAAGGCCTCATCATCGCTAAGAACCGTGGACTCAACCATCTTATAGCCGAAACAGATTCGGAGGCTATGGTTCAGGCCCTGCTAAAAGAGTCAGATTCTCCTTCTGAGCTCAACATGCTAATCAAGGACTGTAAGCTGCTTATGAGTGAGTTATATGTCTTAAATGTTGTTCATACCTTTCGGGAGGGCAATAAATGTGCTGATTTCCCAGATCGCTACTTGGGGTACTATTGTGATTGATGAGGATCCCCCTGACGGCTTGGCCAATCTCCTACAGCAGGACACTTCTAGTCTTGCCACGTGTAGACGTCATTAATCCCCTGGGACCTTAGGTCCCTTccattcataaaaaaaaaaaactttaagtTTCGGCacaaccccaaaagaacatttaaGGCAACAACTTGCAGCTAAGGAGGATGAGGAGTTacctttcttcaattttaaaagtacAGAGATGGCTACCTGTTAGTAGCTAAAATCTGATTATTTGAATAGCTGTTAAGCTaattgttatgcttaaaagtgtttggtaaaattagctttttgacaAGCCGATAAAGGTACAAAGACTAAAAAggatatatttataaaatttaaataggtttgtttacatattaaaatataaaattatgaaacaaatatattttaataaaatataaagtaagaccATATAtctgaaaatatataaagtaaaaataaaatatttatagttcatacaaaaattaatgttcaaacacacaaatgtcatattgaaattataaccaaacatattgaagagaaatgACGAccaaaagatttttaaatttggaaggagttaaagatgtcatttatttaaaataataaggataaatatGGAACAAAGTTAagaaactactagcttatttttgaaaagttatctAAAGTAAcctttcaaaataaactcttattttaagctactaacttattttgagaacactactaaacaaaccttataacttattagtagcttaaaataagctataagctcttaaataagctttgccaaaTAGAGCCAATATATAACGGTTAAACATATAACCATCGtatatgttataaatatttaaataaataaataaattaaattaagtatgatatattaaaattgatcGTATTCACACTCTGCAATGCGCAGGCCCGCATTTTATTAATTCTAATACCCCATCCCAATAAACTGTAGTTCCTATAGTGGAATATTCAATTATATGAATGGCCTACCTACGgcaataaatttataaattctaaagaGCATTacacaaaaagaaattaaaggaaGCTGCATGGAGAAGACTTTACATTTGGACTATAGTTGACCGGGAAGTAAATTGTTTTCCAGTCCACTCCCCTATGCCTATTTGATGATAATGTGGAAAATAAAATGCATATGCCGCATGCCTATTCAGATCCACATACATAGCTTAGCCATTTAATCATAATGTGgaaaatcttcttcttcttcttcttcatctgtCATGCTGGTTTGATCTCTCACGTTAATGCTAAAGATACACTTGCCCCTGGAACAAGTCTGTTGTTTTATGCCGGAAATTACTTGGAGTCATCGAACACACAGTACAGGTTAAAATTCATTCAGCAACCGGGGGGCTCTACCTTCAACTGGTATTTGTGTATACAGTCGGCCAGGTATCACTTCCAAGAGAATCCGGAAGATATTACGATTTGGGTTGCTTGGCAGGGCCAAAGTGATTTCCCTCCAGCTTTATACATGTTAGAAGAAGGGCAATTGATAATAGATGCTGATAAAGATTTCATTGTAAACATTCAACAGCCTTCTTATGTTAAAAACACAACGGCAACTCTTCTTGATAATGGCAACTTAGTTTTGCGAAGTGCAGGAGGGCGTACGTTGTGGCAAAGTTTCGATTACCCCACTAATACTTGGCTTCCAGGCATGAAATTGGGTTGGTTTGGGCTCAAAACTCCACGCCCTTACCAACGTTTTCTCACTTCTTGGATAGGCAAGCAAAACCCTTCTCCTGGTGCTTTTACCCTTGGTGTTCATCCAAACAATACTAAGCAGCCGCAGCTAGTTCTCATGAGAAGAGGGATTGTTTATTGGCAAAGCGGGGCTTGGAATGGTACAAACTTTAAATTTCTTCAAAACGATAACCTTAACTACAGCTATTTCTCTGACGACAACCAACGCTACTTTATTTTGAATCAACAACTTCATTTCAATTTAACCTATACCCTTATTCATGCATCTGGGGAAGTAACTGTGGAATATCAAGGAGATACTGAATATTCATCCTCCAGCTATATTTACTGTTACAATAGTGAAAGTGAAACGGCTTATTTGGATGAAGGGTGCGTAAGAGTCAAGAAATCCAATTGTAGTGCTGGACACAATGATTGGTTCAATTCAACAACTGGCTTCATTGATGAATGGGAACAATTTTTGTTTAACTCTACCTTTGGCATCACTGACTGCAACGAAATGTGTGCAAAAAATTGTTCTTGCAACGCCTATGCTTCTATGAATGCTGAAGCTGGAACAGGATGCAAATTTTCTTCTTCCCCTGCCTACCATTATGGCTCTGACGGTGAAGCTCTTTACATTCGCCACAATGCCAaaccaggtatatatatatatatatatatatgccaattctctcataattttttttcactcttttcatttgaaatagtataattaattaccatactcACACAACTGCTCTGCTCTGCTCTGcattcaactatatatatataaagcaaatcGAACCAAATTGTCTCCACTTCACCATCCTGCCCTCCCGCCTTTCACAAAGACAAAGTCACATCACAACAAAACACCAACTATAGCTGCTCTCACACTACCATTTCTGGTCATCCTTACCATGGTTTTCATTGTGtggtatatgaatccaagaaaATGTTGCCGCACTTGCTTCATAGGTACATATATATTCTCTTAATATCAACTCTTTAGTGTCTTTAACATTGGCTATAGGCTAAAGAGCTTTAAGTTTTGGCACAGCCCCAACTGAACATTCAAGGCAACAACTTGCTGGTAAGGAGGATGATAACTTACCTTTCTTCAATTTCAAAAGCATAGAGATGGCTACCAATAACTTTTCTAAGGAAAATAAGCTCGGTCAAGGAGGATTTGGTCCTGTATACAAGGtataatgacatttttttttgtttgacacTTTAAGatacaataaattaaatgtcaGATTTAATATGAAACAAAAACACTCTGATGAACAATATTAATTTGTTGTGTGACTTTTTATTGCACAAAATTTTGAGGTAAAggttgaatttttaaatcatattcCCTTTGTATTAATCTAAGTAGTCACTATT of Ipomoea triloba cultivar NCNSP0323 chromosome 3, ASM357664v1 contains these proteins:
- the LOC116012278 gene encoding receptor-like serine/threonine-protein kinase SD1-8 isoform X1 → MWKIFFFFFFICHAGLISHVNAKDTLAPGTSLLFYAGNYLESSNTQYRLKFIQQPGGSTFNWYLCIQSARYHFQENPEDITIWVAWQGQSDFPPALYMLEEGQLIIDADKDFIVNIQQPSYVKNTTATLLDNGNLVLRSAGGRTLWQSFDYPTNTWLPGMKLGWFGLKTPRPYQRFLTSWIGKQNPSPGAFTLGVHPNNTKQPQLVLMRRGIVYWQSGAWNGTNFKFLQNDNLNYSYFSDDNQRYFILNQQLHFNLTYTLIHASGEVTVEYQGDTEYSSSSYIYCYNSESETAYLDEGCVRVKKSNCSAGHNDWFNSTTGFIDEWEQFLFNSTFGITDCNEMCAKNCSCNAYASMNAEAGTGCKFSSSPAYHYGSDGEALYIRHNAKPANRTKLSPLHHPALPPFTKTKSHHNKTPTIAALTLPFLVILTMVFIVWYMNPRKCCRTCFIAPTEHSRQQLAGKEDDNLPFFNFKSIEMATNNFSKENKLGQGGFGPVYKGILPNGQEIAAKRLSKISGQGIEQFKNEVLLISKLQHRNLVRLLGCCTHGDERILIYEYLPNKSLDSILFDERKKVCLDWRKRVFIIDGIAQGLLYLHKYSRMRIIHRDLKTSNILLDIHMHPKISDFGTARIFKDNVYQASTKSIIGTYGYMSPEYAMNGCFSEKSDVFSFGVMVMEIVSGKRNNDFYNPNHVSNLLGYVWDMWIEGRILDLIDPSMEKTVSINEATRCIQIGLLCVQDNAADRPTMSEVISMLGNESTVLLTPKQPGFSTIIGLKRDDVGNKPKVSTNMITISDIEGR
- the LOC116012278 gene encoding G-type lectin S-receptor-like serine/threonine-protein kinase At4g27290 isoform X2 → MWKIFFFFFFICHAGLISHVNAKDTLAPGTSLLFYAGNYLESSNTQYRLKFIQQPGGSTFNWYLCIQSARYHFQENPEDITIWVAWQGQSDFPPALYMLEEGQLIIDADKDFIVNIQQPSYVKNTTATLLDNGNLVLRSAGGRTLWQSFDYPTNTWLPGMKLGWFGLKTPRPYQRFLTSWIGKQNPSPGAFTLGVHPNNTKQPQLVLMRRGIVYWQSGAWNGTNFKFLQNDNLNYSYFSDDNQRYFILNQQLHFNLTYTLIHASGEVTVEYQGDTEYSSSSYIYCYNSESETAYLDEGCVRVKKSNCSAGHNDWFNSTTGFIDEWEQFLFNSTFGITDCNEMCAKNCSCNAYASMNAEAGTGCKFSSSPAYHYGSDGEALYIRHNAKPAPTEHSRQQLAGKEDDNLPFFNFKSIEMATNNFSKENKLGQGGFGPVYKGILPNGQEIAAKRLSKISGQGIEQFKNEVLLISKLQHRNLVRLLGCCTHGDERILIYEYLPNKSLDSILFDERKKVCLDWRKRVFIIDGIAQGLLYLHKYSRMRIIHRDLKTSNILLDIHMHPKISDFGTARIFKDNVYQASTKSIIGTYGYMSPEYAMNGCFSEKSDVFSFGVMVMEIVSGKRNNDFYNPNHVSNLLGYVWDMWIEGRILDLIDPSMEKTVSINEATRCIQIGLLCVQDNAADRPTMSEVISMLGNESTVLLTPKQPGFSTIIGLKRDDVGNKPKVSTNMITISDIEGR